One Littorina saxatilis isolate snail1 linkage group LG14, US_GU_Lsax_2.0, whole genome shotgun sequence genomic region harbors:
- the LOC138946758 gene encoding uncharacterized protein, producing the protein MDDRRLFKLTDMCQWLTKWRLSAKCPKNFLSKECADDVQNMLVTFPEKRERHPQLWGLRRRSSQPPYSQRPLLPGNQHPRTCTPLLPLQILPRPSNLLSLGDIQPLLPGNQHPRATLLLLHSNLLSLGAIQPLLPGNQHPRTTPLLLHSNLLSLRAIQPLLPGNQHPRTTPLLLHSNLLSLGAIQPLLPGNQHPRITPLLLPSNLLRLGAIQPPPPLPCNLHLVIQSPPPLLPGHLWSMGIGRMTAIIGMGIPLPPTWQPLLRGCWKATHQPFYHLLDVEQSVPAPSASAS; encoded by the exons ATGGATGACAGAAGACTTTTCAAGCTCACCGACATGTGCCAATGGTTAACGAAGTGGCGTCTTTCTGCTAAGTGCCCCAAGAACTTCCTCTCCAAAGAATGTGCTGACGACGTCCAGAACATGCTGGTGACTTTCCCAGAG aaaagagagAGGCATCCCCAGCTGTGGGGCCTAAGGCGACGCAGTTCTCAG CCCCCATATTCCCAGAGGCCCCTGCTGCCCGGCAACCAGCATCCCAGGACCTGCACACCACTACTGCCTCTGCAAATACTGCCCAGGCCCAGCAACCTACTCAGTCTCGGGGATATTCAGCCCCTGCTGCCCGGCAACCAGCATCCCAGGGCCACACTGCTACTGCTGCACAGCAACCTACTCAGTCTCGGGGCAATTCAGCCCCTGCTGCCAGGCAACCAGCATCCCAGGACCACACCGCTACTGCTGCACAGCAACCTACTCAGTCTCAGGGCAATTCAGCCCCTGCTGCCCGGCAACCAGCATCCCAGGACCACACCGCTACTGCTGCACAGCAACCTACTCAGTCTCGGGGCAATTCAGCCTCTGCTGCCCGGCAACCAGCATCCCAGGATCACACCGCTACTGCTGCCCAGCAACCTACTTCGTCTCGGGGCTATTCAGCCTCCACCGCCTCTGCCCTGCAACCTCCACTTAGTTATTCAGTCTCCTCCGCCACTGCTGCCTGGCCACCTATGGAGTATGGGTATTGGCAGGATGACTGCCATTATTGGGATGGGGATTCCGCTTCCTCCTACCTGGCAACCTCTTTTACGGGGTTGTTGGAAAGCAACGCACCAACCCTTCTACCACCTCCTGGATGTGGAGCAGTCTGTCCCTGCTCCGAGCGCCTCGGCCAGTTAg